The Gemmatimonadales bacterium sequence CCGTGTCGATCGGGTGGCGCCGCTGTTCAGTGATGCCGCGCGCGCCGTTTTCCCCGCGGGAGACTCGGTGTGGGTCGGGACGGCGCGTGGCGTCCTGCTCGCGCTTCCCGGCGCGCGCGACCTGGTGCGCCCGGCGCCGCTGGCCACCGCCAGCCTGCAGCCGCCGATCATCGCGCTCGCGTCGCTGGGCGATACCGTCGTGGCGCTCACCCGGGATCAGCTCCTCTGGCTCGATCCCCGCACCGGTGCCTGGACCCTCGGGCCCAACCTCTCCGGGCTGCTGGGAGGGCTCCGGAGCTTCGCCGCCGATGGCGAGGGTTTCTGGGTCGCCGGCGAGCGCGGCGTTGGCTTCGCCCGGCTGGCGACCCCGCCACTCCTGTCGCTCCGCGAGGGCGATCTCCCCGCCGTCAGCAACGATCTCGCCGTCGACCGGGAGTACCTCTGGGTCGCCACCGATGGCGGCCTGGTGCGCTTCCGGCTCTCCGCCATCCGTCCATGACTCACACGGCCCTGGGCGCGGGTCGCGAGTTCGATCGCGTCCGCGCCATCGCGCGTGCCCTGGGTCAGTGGGCCGTCGCTCTGGGCGATGACTGCGCGCTGCTGGAGCCGGCCGAGGGCCGGCTCGCCGTGAGCACCGACGTGAGCGTCGAGGCGGTGCACTTTCGGCTCGAGTGGATGGGGCACGAGGAGATCGGCTGGCGGGCTGCCGCGGCGGCGTTGTCGGACCTGGCGGCGGAGGGCGCCACACCGGCGGGCCTCCTCGCAGCCGTGGTCGTTCCGGAGTCCGCCACCGACGAGCAGGTGACCGCGCTCATGTCGGGCGTCGGCGCGGCCGGCGAATCGGTTGGGGCTCCGGTGATCGGCGGTGATCTCTCATCCGGCCCCGGCTGGAGCGTCGCCGTCACGGTGCTCGGCTGGACCGCGCGGCCGGTGGGACGGCATGGTGCCCGCCCGGGTGACCTCCTCTGGGTCACCGGCGCGCTGGGCGGCGCGCGTGCTGCGCTCGCGGCGTGGCGTCGGGGCGATGAGCCGTCTGTCGAGGCGCGCGCCGCCTTCGCCCGGCCGGAGCCCCGCATCGAAGCGGGTCGCTGGCTGGCCGCGCACGGCGCCCACGCGATGATCGACCTGAGCGACGGGCTCGGCGGCGACGCAGAGCATCTGGCGGCCGGCTCGGCCGTCTCGCTGGAGCTCGCGCTCGAGGCCGTGCCGGTCGCGCCTGCCGCGGTAGCCGAAGCACGCCGGGCCCACGCGGCGGTGGAGACCTTCGCGGCGGAGGGAGGGGAAGACTACGAGCTGCTGGCCGCGCTGCCGCCGGCGTTCGGCGAGGCGGAGCGGGTCGCGTTCGAGCGCGACTGCCGTCTCTCGCT is a genomic window containing:
- the thiL gene encoding thiamine-phosphate kinase, coding for MTHTALGAGREFDRVRAIARALGQWAVALGDDCALLEPAEGRLAVSTDVSVEAVHFRLEWMGHEEIGWRAAAAALSDLAAEGATPAGLLAAVVVPESATDEQVTALMSGVGAAGESVGAPVIGGDLSSGPGWSVAVTVLGWTARPVGRHGARPGDLLWVTGALGGARAALAAWRRGDEPSVEARAAFARPEPRIEAGRWLAAHGAHAMIDLSDGLGGDAEHLAAGSAVSLELALEAVPVAPAAVAEARRAHAAVETFAAEGGEDYELLAALPPAFGEAERVAFERDCRLSLSRIGAVGAGHGVQAQLRGVPVSLGGYRHFG